A stretch of DNA from Hydrogenophaga sp. SL48:
GGGGCAGCATGATCGAAGGCCACGGCGGCATGCTCGACCGCACCGATTCCGTGATCTTCGCCGCCCCGGTGTTTTTTCATGCGGTGCGGTATTGGTGGGTGCCTTGACGTGTCTGGCCGGTGATTGGTGAAAACCGCAGTCCTTCCTGCTGGCCGCTGCGTCAATCGGGGCGCAGGGCCACGACTTCGCCCGTGTTGCTGCGCTTGATGTAGACCGCCTCGTTGTTGGCCCTGGTTTCCAGGCAGCCAGAGGGTGCACGGTTCCACTCGGTGCACAGTTGTTCGCCCTTGACCGACCACTTGCCGGTGTCGCTGAAACCGGTGCCGGTGTTCAGGAAGACATAGCCGTTGGCCTTGTACTCCAGGCGCCAGGTGGCGCCGTCCGTCAGCTTGGCCTTGTAGACCTTGCCGGCCATGCGCTGCTGGAGCGCATCCGCAGGGAGAACCGCCGAGTCGGCCGGGAACTCGGTGGGCATGGCGCTCTGGGCCATGGCTGACAGTGGCAAGAGCAACAGCAACAAGGACAACGGTGCACGCATGGAAACCTCCGGAGGGGTGGTCAAAGAAGGGCTCAGGGTACGTGCAAGGCGGACGGACATCAAGCGCTCCATGGCGTTGCACTGCCACCGGCAGGCCTCACATGAAGGATGCCCGTCTTGGTATCGAATAACGAGACTTTCAGTGGGTCAATGTGCATCTGGCCCATCAATTCAGCCCAAAGAATAGTGCTGCCCGCTGACCATCCGCCCCATGTTCAACAACCCACCGAGGTTTCACATGGCAAGCACCCGTTCCCCCCTCATCGTGATGCGCGACACCCGCGCCTGGCAGCTCCAGGTGTGGGTGTCGTTCGGACTGGCGGTCTTTCTCTGTGCCACCGGTCTGGCTTACCTGCCGGGGCAGGCGCTGGACCGCGCGTTCATGGTGATGGGCTATGTGTTTTGCCTGTCCACGGTGTTTGTGTTGTCCAAGGCGGTGCGCGACACGCAGAAGGCCAGCCTCACGGGTGAGGCCGAGACGCCGATGTGGCGCTTCGTGGTCTGGGGTGGTTTTGGTGTGGCGATGGGGCTCACGCTATGGGGCCTGCTGCGCATGCAGATCGATCAGACCTACAAGGCCTACCTGGGCGTGAGCTGGCTGTATCTCGTGACCTCGGCGTTCACGCTGGCCAAGACGCTGCGCGACCGCCACGAGGCGGAGCTCGCCGAGGCGCATGTCGCGGGCCGTCAGCAGGTGCTGGCCGAACGCTCGGTGGCAGCTGCTCAGGCGGTTGCCTGAAGCGGCCGCTCTTTCTCCCTCCTTCTTTTGACCCGGTTTCCTTTTTCAGGAGCAATGACATGACACGTACTTTTCTGACCAAGACCT
This window harbors:
- a CDS encoding YiaA/YiaB family inner membrane protein; this translates as MASTRSPLIVMRDTRAWQLQVWVSFGLAVFLCATGLAYLPGQALDRAFMVMGYVFCLSTVFVLSKAVRDTQKASLTGEAETPMWRFVVWGGFGVAMGLTLWGLLRMQIDQTYKAYLGVSWLYLVTSAFTLAKTLRDRHEAELAEAHVAGRQQVLAERSVAAAQAVA